In one Streptomyces sp. NBC_01288 genomic region, the following are encoded:
- a CDS encoding carbonic anhydrase yields the protein MQPLIDNARTFGQRPEEFAKLAEGQSPQVLFITCSDSRVVPALITGARPGQLFELRTAGNIVPPYASGSPTSEEATIEYAVEVLGVQDVVVCGHSHCGAVGALVRGDDLAAVPAVRDWLAHAADDPAPSDTDDPTVAGAVQNHVLAQLLRLRSYPCVERRLADGRLRVHGWYYEVHTGAVLEHSADTDQFEAL from the coding sequence ATGCAGCCCCTCATCGACAACGCCCGTACGTTCGGACAACGCCCTGAGGAGTTCGCCAAACTCGCTGAAGGCCAGTCCCCGCAGGTGCTGTTCATCACCTGCTCCGACTCCAGGGTCGTCCCGGCCCTGATCACGGGCGCCCGCCCCGGCCAGCTCTTCGAGCTGCGCACCGCCGGCAACATCGTCCCGCCGTACGCCTCCGGCAGCCCCACCAGCGAGGAGGCCACCATCGAGTACGCCGTGGAGGTGCTCGGCGTCCAGGACGTCGTCGTCTGCGGCCACTCCCACTGCGGTGCCGTCGGCGCGCTGGTGCGCGGCGACGACCTCGCCGCCGTCCCGGCCGTACGCGACTGGCTCGCGCACGCCGCCGACGACCCCGCCCCGAGCGACACGGACGACCCGACGGTCGCCGGGGCCGTGCAGAACCACGTGCTCGCCCAGTTGCTGCGGCTGCGCTCCTACCCTTGTGTGGAGCGGCGGTTGGCGGACGGACGGCTGCGGGTGCACGGCTGGTACTACGAGGTGCACACCGGTGCCGTGCTCGAACACAGCGCGGACACCGACCAGTTCGAGGCCCTGTGA
- a CDS encoding indole-3-glycerol phosphate synthase, with protein sequence MFTSVLMIEKALTSADVEFVTTLHGDETVSFHVLLQPRGDQADRLLRAIDDVALGELDEAAHERETPEGKDAAALGTQALEVSLTALHAAGSEAQGRLIEDHPLDALKTLVDEIGADEVIVLTDPHYVEEFFHRDWASRARHKVGVPVLKLFSHSKE encoded by the coding sequence GTGTTCACAAGCGTACTGATGATCGAGAAGGCCCTTACGTCCGCCGACGTGGAGTTCGTCACCACCTTGCACGGTGACGAGACCGTCTCCTTCCACGTGTTGCTCCAGCCCCGCGGCGACCAGGCGGACCGCCTGCTGCGGGCCATCGACGACGTCGCCCTGGGTGAACTCGACGAGGCGGCGCACGAGCGGGAGACCCCCGAGGGCAAGGACGCGGCGGCACTCGGCACGCAGGCTCTGGAGGTGTCCCTGACGGCCCTGCACGCGGCCGGCAGCGAGGCGCAGGGGCGGCTCATCGAGGACCACCCGCTGGACGCGCTGAAGACCCTGGTGGACGAGATCGGCGCGGACGAGGTGATCGTGCTGACCGATCCCCACTACGTGGAGGAGTTCTTCCACCGGGACTGGGCCTCGCGCGCCCGTCACAAGGTCGGCGTACCGGTGCTGAAGCTGTTCTCGCACAGCAAGGAGTAG
- a CDS encoding pyrimidine reductase family protein, which yields MRRLFPVTDETAAQASNGAPDARGADREWGLGELAEAYAYPAGSAPWLRANMVSTLDGAGQHEGRSQPISGDADMRIFGTLRALADVVVVGAETVRQEGYRPARARAEFAAARTRAGQGPAAVIAVVTASLDLDFSLPLFAAPLVPTLILTGAQAAPDRVAAAEKAGARVVVAGDGAGVDPARAVQALAELGHTRLLTEGGPRLLGQFVAAGVLDELCLTLSPMLVAGEAQRISGGPSVKVPQRFELVSLLEEAGFLFGRYRRS from the coding sequence ATGCGACGCCTGTTCCCTGTGACGGATGAAACAGCAGCCCAGGCCTCGAACGGGGCCCCCGATGCGCGTGGGGCGGACCGGGAGTGGGGGCTTGGGGAACTGGCGGAGGCGTACGCCTACCCCGCCGGCAGTGCTCCCTGGCTGCGCGCCAACATGGTGTCCACGCTCGACGGGGCCGGTCAGCACGAGGGGCGCTCGCAGCCCATCTCCGGCGACGCGGACATGCGGATCTTCGGCACGCTGCGGGCGCTGGCCGATGTCGTGGTCGTCGGTGCGGAAACGGTACGCCAGGAGGGCTACCGGCCCGCCCGCGCGCGTGCGGAGTTCGCGGCGGCACGCACGCGTGCCGGGCAGGGGCCCGCCGCCGTGATCGCGGTCGTCACCGCGAGCCTCGACCTCGACTTCTCGCTTCCGCTCTTCGCCGCACCCCTGGTGCCGACGCTCATCCTGACGGGCGCCCAGGCGGCGCCGGACCGGGTCGCCGCCGCCGAGAAGGCGGGCGCCCGGGTGGTGGTCGCCGGGGACGGCGCGGGCGTGGACCCCGCGCGGGCCGTACAGGCGCTCGCCGAACTGGGGCACACCCGGTTGCTGACCGAGGGCGGGCCGCGGCTGCTGGGGCAGTTCGTGGCCGCCGGGGTGCTCGACGAGCTGTGTCTGACCCTGTCGCCGATGCTCGTGGCGGGGGAGGCGCAGCGGATCTCCGGCGGGCCGTCGGTTAAGGTTCCCCAGCGCTTCGAACTGGTGTCCCTGCTGGAAGAGGCCGGGTTCCTGTTCGGTCGCTACCGTCGGTCCTGA
- a CDS encoding thaumatin family protein, whose protein sequence is MARGRRRLGASPRRHRRGWWYVTAAAVATAATVLIAYSVWTPSGTGGTRATAHQDTAAHPTVSRSTSASPSPSSSPSRSASASPSPKTAASKKSTSKPTAKAVDPAPHPSTAPVGKRLITVVNRTPKTVWAIVTNTAVYPKGRRLAPGQSLSVTVANNWGGRIWGRTGCTSTAAGHCATGDCTSVCEGANPPTTLGEFTFDAYAGMDFYDVSMVDGSNLPMYINISHTTTVDPVSSSGCYKGVCTSDVDCPTAMRAVSGGQVVGCKPPCAAFGGDTYCCRGAWAGRDNCVPSKWPVDYTQVFKQAAPYAYSYAFDDGATMPCKGACYYKVTFGTTGS, encoded by the coding sequence ATGGCACGAGGACGCAGAAGACTCGGCGCGAGCCCACGGCGGCACCGCCGAGGCTGGTGGTACGTCACGGCAGCCGCCGTCGCCACGGCCGCCACCGTGCTGATCGCCTACAGCGTGTGGACGCCGTCCGGAACGGGCGGCACCCGCGCGACGGCCCACCAGGACACGGCCGCGCACCCGACCGTGTCCCGAAGCACGTCGGCTTCGCCTTCACCTTCGTCTTCTCCCAGTCGGAGCGCCTCGGCTTCCCCGTCCCCCAAGACCGCCGCCTCGAAGAAGAGCACAAGCAAGCCCACCGCCAAGGCAGTTGACCCGGCACCGCACCCCTCTACAGCCCCGGTCGGCAAACGCCTGATCACGGTCGTCAACCGCACCCCGAAGACGGTCTGGGCGATCGTCACCAACACGGCCGTCTACCCGAAGGGCCGCCGACTCGCCCCGGGCCAGAGCCTGTCGGTGACCGTGGCGAACAACTGGGGCGGCCGCATCTGGGGCCGCACGGGCTGCACCTCCACGGCCGCCGGCCATTGCGCGACCGGCGACTGCACCAGCGTCTGCGAGGGCGCCAACCCGCCCACCACACTGGGTGAGTTCACGTTCGACGCGTACGCCGGGATGGATTTCTACGACGTGAGCATGGTCGACGGCTCGAACCTGCCGATGTACATCAACATCTCGCACACCACGACCGTCGACCCGGTGAGTTCCTCGGGCTGCTACAAGGGCGTCTGCACCTCGGACGTCGACTGCCCCACCGCGATGCGGGCGGTGTCGGGCGGCCAGGTCGTCGGCTGCAAGCCGCCCTGCGCGGCGTTCGGCGGCGACACGTACTGCTGCCGCGGCGCCTGGGCGGGCCGCGACAACTGCGTCCCCTCGAAGTGGCCGGTCGACTACACCCAGGTCTTCAAGCAGGCGGCCCCCTACGCCTACTCGTACGCCTTCGACGACGGGGCGACGATGCCGTGCAAGGGGGCCTGCTACTACAAGGTCACCTTCGGGACGACCGGGTCGTGA
- the msrB gene encoding peptide-methionine (R)-S-oxide reductase MsrB, which translates to MSYDVEKPDEEWRAELNPAEYAVLRQAGTEPAFVGEYTDTKTKGVYSCRACGAELFTSTEKFESHCGWPSFYDPKDTDAVELIQDRSHGMVRTEVRCARCGSHLGHVFEGEGYATPTDQRYCINSISLRLAPEGE; encoded by the coding sequence ATGTCGTACGACGTCGAAAAGCCGGACGAGGAATGGCGCGCGGAGCTGAACCCGGCCGAGTACGCCGTGCTGCGGCAGGCCGGCACGGAGCCCGCCTTCGTCGGTGAGTACACCGACACCAAGACGAAGGGCGTCTACTCCTGCCGGGCCTGTGGCGCCGAACTCTTCACCTCCACCGAGAAGTTCGAGTCCCACTGCGGCTGGCCGAGCTTCTACGACCCGAAGGACACCGACGCGGTCGAACTGATCCAGGACCGCTCGCACGGCATGGTCCGCACCGAGGTGAGGTGTGCCCGGTGCGGGTCGCACCTCGGGCATGTCTTCGAGGGCGAGGGGTATGCGACGCCGACCGATCAGCGGTACTGCATCAACTCCATCTCGTTGCGGCTGGCTCCGGAGGGCGAGTGA
- the murC gene encoding UDP-N-acetylmuramate--L-alanine ligase, producing the protein MAPGLPTAMDRPHFIGIGGAGMSGIAKILAQRGAKVAGSDAKDSPTADALRSLGATVHIGHAAEHLADDATCVVVSSAIRKDNPELARAAEVGIPVVHRSDALARLMDGLRPIAVAGTHGKTTTTSMLAVSLTELGLDPSYAIGGDLDAPGSNALHGDGEIFVAEADESDRSFHKYAPEVAIVLNVELDHHANYASMEEIYDSFQAFADRIVPDGTLVISADHEGARELTRRVSDSVKTVTYGEAEDADVRILSVVAQGLKSEVTVVLGGEELTFTVSVPGRHYASNAVAALAAGVALGIPAAELAPALAAYTGVKRRLQLKGEAAGVQVIDSYAHHPTEMTADLEAMRAAASSARLLVVFQPHLFSRTQELGKEMGQALALADASLVLDIYPAREDPIPGITSDLIIEAARAAGADVTPVRDKADVPEAVAGMAKPGDLVLTMGAGDVTDLGPRILDRLAK; encoded by the coding sequence ATGGCACCCGGCCTTCCCACCGCCATGGACCGACCGCACTTCATCGGCATCGGCGGGGCCGGGATGTCGGGGATCGCCAAGATCCTCGCGCAGCGCGGGGCGAAGGTCGCGGGCAGCGACGCCAAGGACTCCCCGACCGCCGACGCCCTGCGCTCCCTGGGCGCCACGGTGCACATCGGACACGCCGCGGAGCACCTCGCCGACGACGCCACCTGCGTGGTCGTGTCGTCGGCGATCCGCAAGGACAACCCCGAGCTGGCCCGCGCGGCCGAGGTGGGCATCCCGGTCGTCCACCGCTCGGACGCGCTGGCCCGCCTGATGGACGGCCTGCGCCCGATCGCCGTAGCGGGCACGCACGGCAAGACCACCACGACGTCGATGCTCGCGGTCTCCCTGACCGAGCTGGGTCTCGACCCGTCGTACGCGATCGGCGGCGACCTGGACGCCCCCGGTTCGAACGCGCTGCACGGCGACGGCGAGATCTTCGTCGCCGAGGCCGACGAATCGGACCGCAGCTTCCACAAGTACGCCCCCGAGGTCGCGATCGTCCTCAACGTGGAGCTCGACCACCACGCCAACTACGCGTCCATGGAAGAGATCTACGACTCCTTCCAGGCCTTCGCGGACCGGATCGTGCCCGACGGCACGCTGGTGATCTCGGCGGACCACGAGGGCGCGCGGGAGCTGACCCGACGGGTGTCCGACTCCGTGAAGACGGTGACGTACGGCGAGGCGGAGGACGCCGACGTACGCATCCTGTCCGTCGTCGCACAGGGTCTGAAGAGCGAGGTGACCGTGGTCCTGGGCGGCGAGGAACTCACCTTCACCGTCTCGGTCCCCGGCCGCCACTACGCGAGCAACGCGGTCGCGGCCCTCGCCGCCGGCGTCGCGCTCGGCATCCCCGCCGCGGAACTGGCGCCCGCGCTCGCCGCGTACACGGGCGTGAAGCGGCGCCTCCAGCTCAAGGGCGAGGCGGCCGGCGTCCAGGTGATCGACTCGTACGCCCACCACCCCACGGAGATGACCGCCGACCTGGAGGCGATGCGCGCGGCGGCCTCCTCCGCGCGGCTGCTGGTCGTCTTCCAGCCCCACCTCTTCTCCCGCACCCAGGAACTCGGCAAGGAGATGGGCCAGGCCCTCGCCCTCGCGGACGCGTCGCTGGTTCTGGACATCTACCCGGCCCGCGAGGACCCGATCCCCGGCATCACCAGTGACCTGATCATCGAGGCCGCGCGCGCCGCGGGCGCCGACGTGACGCCGGTCCGCGACAAGGCGGACGTCCCCGAGGCCGTCGCGGGAATGGCGAAGCCCGGTGATCTGGTTCTCACCATGGGAGCGGGCGATGTGACAGACCTCGGCCCGCGGATCCTGGACCGTCTCGCGAAGTAA
- the zapE gene encoding cell division protein ZapE: MSSSSAASGISPIADAAPLSLCTREPYVPADRLVAEMVPPPRFDSVRFATYIPDPNQPSQTEAVGVLEAFAAGLGGAHSAGTAKRGFLGFGKGKSAKTPAGPRGVYLDGGYGVGKTHLLASLWHATPAEPTLKAFGTFVELTNLVGALGFQKTVQTLSGHRLLCIDEFELDDPGDTVLVSTLLGKLVDAGVALAATSNTLPGKLGEGRFASVDFLREIQGLSAHFRSLRIDGDDYRHRGLPEAPAPFSDEQVTKAAYATPGASLDDFPHLLAHLAKVHPSRYGALTDDLKAVCLTDVQPIPDQSTALRLVVLADRLYDREVPVLASGLPFDRLFSEEMLNGGYRKKYFRAISRLTALARDAKGLVKTA; this comes from the coding sequence GTGTCATCCTCTTCCGCCGCCTCCGGGATCAGCCCGATAGCAGACGCGGCCCCGCTGTCCCTGTGCACCCGTGAGCCGTACGTCCCCGCGGACCGGCTGGTCGCCGAGATGGTGCCGCCGCCGCGCTTCGACTCGGTGCGCTTCGCCACGTACATCCCGGACCCGAACCAGCCCAGCCAGACCGAGGCGGTCGGCGTCCTGGAGGCCTTCGCCGCCGGACTCGGCGGGGCGCACTCCGCCGGTACCGCCAAGCGCGGCTTCCTGGGCTTCGGCAAGGGCAAGTCGGCCAAGACCCCGGCCGGCCCTCGTGGCGTCTATCTCGACGGCGGCTACGGCGTCGGCAAGACCCACCTCCTGGCCTCCCTCTGGCACGCGACCCCGGCCGAGCCCACGCTCAAGGCCTTCGGGACCTTCGTCGAGTTGACGAACCTGGTCGGCGCGCTCGGCTTCCAGAAGACGGTGCAGACGCTCTCCGGTCACCGGCTGCTGTGCATCGACGAGTTCGAGCTGGACGACCCGGGCGACACCGTCCTCGTGTCGACCCTGCTCGGCAAGCTGGTCGACGCGGGCGTGGCGCTCGCCGCGACCTCCAACACCCTGCCGGGCAAGCTCGGCGAGGGCCGCTTCGCGTCCGTGGACTTCCTGCGCGAGATCCAGGGCCTGTCCGCGCACTTCCGCTCGCTGCGCATCGACGGCGACGACTACCGCCACCGCGGCCTTCCGGAGGCCCCGGCCCCGTTCTCCGACGAGCAGGTGACGAAGGCGGCGTACGCGACCCCGGGCGCCTCCCTCGACGACTTCCCGCACCTGCTCGCGCACCTCGCCAAGGTCCACCCCAGCCGCTACGGCGCCCTCACCGACGACCTCAAGGCCGTCTGCCTCACCGACGTCCAGCCGATACCCGACCAGTCGACGGCGCTGCGGCTCGTCGTCCTCGCGGACCGGCTCTACGACCGTGAAGTGCCCGTCCTGGCCTCGGGGTTGCCCTTCGACCGGCTGTTCAGCGAGGAGATGCTGAACGGCGGCTACCGCAAGAAGTACTTCCGCGCGATCTCCCGCCTCACCGCGCTGGCCCGGGACGCCAAGGGCCTCGTCAAAACCGCTTAG